Within Leishmania infantum JPCM5 genome chromosome 35, the genomic segment ATGGAGGCTGCGTACGCAACGGGGTCGAataccgccgccgctttcgGACAGCCGCGGGCCGCCCTCGTTTGCTTCTTCTGACGCAgcatcgctgcagcacccCGTACAAGCCGACGTTCACGCCGTGCAGCCCTCACGTgtatggggggagggggagacacCAATGTCATATAGTGCAGACACCCATTCAGAGAAATGAATGTGAAAAGGGGGGAAGCAAACAACGGTAGAGAGACATTAGTGTGACAGTCCCGCTGTACTGGCAGTACATGGAGTAGACTAAAGCATGCTGCATCAATCAAGCTGCGCCACAGTGCCACATTGTGAGCCAGGTCCGACGAAAGAGCGAGGGACACATAACCATCCAGCGGCCTACGGTGGAGGATGCGCAACGCATGCGCAAAAGCGCAATGCGCACACCACAAAGAGGCCCTCTCCCGGCCGGTGTCCCTTTTGTATGCCATACAGACTGCCGTCTCCTTTGGAGAGCATGCATCTTCACTTTTTTTGTTGGCACCATGAAGAAACGGAAAGGTGGCACAAACGCGTTCCCTTGGCCGGAGGTCGGCTGTATGGTCCTGTGTAGTGGTGTAGAACACACGGAAAGCATGGGCGGTGCGCCCACACACATCGAGCGAAGGGAATCGATCTGCCCTGCACGGCAAAGAAGACGCAAGCAGGTCAAAAGGATAAAGGGGCAGAGTTAAAAGAGTCTCGAGCAGGATTAGAAGGTGAAGGGAGTGAGGAAATCGCTTTACATGCACCGTCGAGAGTCGCAGCCGGAAAAAGCGGAACAGACTCTTTCTCACCTATACCTCGTGCACTATTATACATGCAGCACATTTACCAACAAATAAGTCGTTTCGTCGACTTTCTGCTACGCGAAATGCTGAGCCTCTTTGAGTACCCTCAGCTGCTCGAATTCTGCGCGTCGCACCAGGCCCGCCTCGTACTGTGACCATCTCTTGCGCTCCATTGAAGCACCGTCTTGGGCGCGTAGCAAGACTTCGTTTCTGCGCTGTCGCTCCGCCTCGTGCGCGGCGTGGTGGGCATCACGCTTGGCTTGGAGTCGGATTTCCAGCTTTTCATGGAACTGCGCCATTCGCGCCCTCTCCACTTGGatccgctccgcctccactgcCGCCCTGTGGGCCATGCGCTGCGTCAGGTTTGCCTGACGGATtcgtcgctgcttctcgcGCTCACGAATGCACTCACGTTTGAGACGCTCATGCTTCTCCTGCGTGCGACTGCGTGCCTCAGccacccgctgccgccgtgaaTCCTCATCGGCCGCAGCTTCTTCGCGGAGGCGCTCCAGCGCGTCACGGAGCTCGGCCTGCGACATGCGGCCTAAGGCGGCGTCGGCCTCTCCGTCCGCCCAGGCCCGGCGCCTCTCAGTTCCCATCGCCGCGTGCTTCTCCCGCAGCCGTTCGCGCAGCAAACGGATCTCCTGAATCGCCAAGACCTGGTGTGTTCGTCggtgctcctccgcctcctgcgcagcagcgcgtagCTGCTCCGACTCATCCTTCACCTGAGCCGCCAGGGCGCTTTTCTCTGCCGCCACCTTAtcgaccgcagcagcgcagttCCGAGAGAGcttgctgcgcagctgctgagcaTGCTCCTcgtgctcgcgcagcgcgtgctcTTGCTCTCGCATATTGGCCCGCATCTCCGCCTGGTACTGCACCTTCATCCTCTGAATCTGTCGCCGGCGCGCCTGCGTCGTTCGCTCACGCTGGGCTCGTGCTCGGTCCGAAGCCTCAATGGCGCGAAGGTGGCGCTGCAATACCTCCatctggcgccgccgctgctcctcttctAGTTGAGACTGCCGCCACAGGTCGAACCCCGTCGAATCGTGCACCGTCACCTCCAGCTCCCGCAGCGCCCTCTCCGCGTTGTCCCGCTGACGTTCTCGCGCCCGCACCTCTCGCaagagcgccgccacggtggtAGGCACCGACTTCGATGTGGAGAGCatggtgcgcagctgcgcaggtgACAGACGCGCTCCCTCGTGTGTTGTGTTTTGATCCGCACTGGCCAAGCACTCCGCCGCTTTTTCAGATTGGGCAGCAGAAACGGCAGCTTCGCGCCGATGAAAGGAGAAACCGACAAGCGTCGTTGGGACCCTCTTCAGTGGAGCATTTGCTGGGGCTGGGCTGGGCTTGAtgcgcggcaggcgcggcTCTGGCACTGTGAAGACCATTTCACGCACCTCGTGCGGAGGCAAACGCGCACCGGCTAGCGgtcgcgacgccgccgccgatgaagagggaggaaaggtGCGGTGTTTGGTGCCTAGagcagcggcctcctccgccggagggcacgccaccgctgtcgccgacTGGGATGGCTGTCGGCGAAACCATTCCAAGACGTCATGCGTCGCGTCCTCGGTGACCGAAGATAGGGGGGCTAGAACGTGGTGCTGAATGAAGGAATCATCGTAGACGGCTCGCCACAGCGGAACTGCGTAGCGCGACACAGACTCGCTGAATAAGAGAAACTCCACAAACTCGCAGAGACGAGGCGTCGGCATGCTACCCTTAAACATCTCACGAACAGTagcgccgccgagcgcgcgGTACTGAAAGATGAGGAGATACGCGACAAGATACATGGATGGTCGGTAGGTACTGTTTCGCTTGTAGCAGTCCCGATACCCCTGAAAAGCGCCTTCGCACAGAGCCGCAAATCTCGAAAGGTTGAAGGCGCAGTTGCGGACAAACGTGGTTTCTTCGCTGCTCAGGTGTGGGTAGGGTACCAGTTCACCCGCCACGGTGTCCACCACAGCAGcttcctctccgctgctCGCTTGCCTCGCGGCACACTCCGCGGCACGGAGCAGCGCGCCCCAGACCTCTTTGGCCTGCATACAGTGGAAAGGCTGCGAGTAGTGAAGGGCCGAAACGGGGTTGAGAAGTGATGTATGGGTGGGGCAAAAACAAGGAAAAGGACGAGTAACATGGAAGAGGGGGAAAGTGTAGCGGATGCTGCCCCATCGGAGGCACCAGGAGTTGCGCGGTCGACGAGAGTGCCATGAGTAGGTGCTCCGTTGCTGAAGCGTCATCCGCCTCTCTGGGTACATGCTGTGACCACCCATGCAAAGGGTGAAAGAACGGAGAAGGGATGAAGCAAAAGGGTGAGCCCGTGTGCAAGAGAGCGCAGCGAGGTTGGGAGTCGTGCACAAgtgtgcgcgcctgctcgGAGGGCCCACTGCACCCACTGGCACCTGTGAATCACCTTCAATAATCacggggcagcggcagcgaaagAAGGCAGGAGGTAAAAGACAGTCCCGCGTACTTTGTCTGCCCATCTTTGGTTTGCTCGTCCCTCATCGCGCCACTGCTAAGTtggcggggtggggggtgtAAATGTGGGTGAGAAACTTGTGACGGGTGGGGGTAGTAAGTGCTATCCTATATAACCAAGTAAACAGCGTGTGGAAAAAGGTTGTGGCAACaagggcgcagcggctgggGAGGTGAAGGGGAATGAATGAAAGCGCACCCGATGCGTGCACTCGCACATACAGCGGTGCCGTAAAGAAgggaggtgcgcgtgccgtCGGAAAtcgagaaggcggcgcacatgTCGCGACAGCAGGTGATACAGTGCTACTTGCTTGAAGCTCTCCACTGCGCTACTATTGCTCCTACTGCGCAGATCGAGCGGTGGCCTTGtgtggtgcgctgctgggcACGCGGAAGTGTGAAGGGGGTCAGTGAACAAGCGCGACGGGATGTATGGGGTAAAAGAAGGCAGAGCTGGTCAATGTGCGTCAACGCCGCATCCATTCTCTTTGTGAAGCCGCGCGATTACTTCGCCCCGGAATGATCGATTTTGAGGTCCTTGACGTTGACGTAGAGCGAGTCACTATCGAGGTAGTAGCGACCGTTGCCATGATCACGAAGCGTTTTGGCAATCGTTCGAGCTGCCTCCAGCCCGCGCAGCTCCAGGAAGGCGGGGTTGCGCTTCACTGCATTACCAACGAGTGTGGCAGCCTCAGCCTCACCCTGCGCCAGCAGAATGGCCGCCTGCTTCTCCTGCTCTGCCTGCTCCACCCGGAACTTGGCCCGCTCAgccatctgctgcgccacctgctTTGCCTCCACAGCGTTGGTGTACTCCTTTCCAAAGCTCATCTGAGTGATCGAGACGTCGGTGATGTCAATGTTGAAACGCTTCGCCCTCTCGGCCAGCATTACACCGATGCGGTGGCTCACCTCAGGACGTTTGATGAGAAGGTCAGAGGCGTTGAATTGCGCAATAACGGCGCGAATGATCTCATTAATGAGCGAGGGAAGAACCGTCTCCGCGTAGTTGACGCCGATGTGGCGATAAATGTGGTACAGATTCTCGACGTTGGGCTGGtaaagcacacgcacggccaTGTTTACCGTCTGCAAGTCACGGCTACCGCTCGCTGTAGGCACTTCGATAGGCTTGTTGCGGATGTCAAAGACCACAGGCGTTTCTAGAAATGGGATCGCGAAGTTGGCGCCTTCGCCGTAGGTGCGGTTGTAAAGGCCGGTGATGCAGTTGAACTTGACCGCGCGGAAGCCGCCTGGCACAAAGAAGATTGACTTGTAGAGGGCGTAGATGGAGAcgcagccgacgccgacCAGGGCCGACATGCCAATGATGTTGCCAAAGCCACCGTACGCGTTCATCTTCTTCCGCGCCTCGGCCGCCATCTTGGAGAAGTCCGGCTGTGGTGGTACCTTCGGGGGCATCTTGCTGTGAGGTAAAAGCGCTCCGTATTA encodes:
- a CDS encoding putative prohibitin is translated as MAAEARKKMNAYGGFGNIIGMSALVGVGCVSIYALYKSIFFVPGGFRAVKFNCITGLYNRTYGEGANFAIPFLETPVVFDIRNKPIEVPTASGSRDLQTVNMAVRVLYQPNVENLYHIYRHIGVNYAETVLPSLINEIIRAVIAQFNASDLLIKRPEVSHRIGVMLAERAKRFNIDITDVSITQMSFGKEYTNAVEAKQVAQQMAERAKFRVEQAEQEKQAAILLAQGEAEAATLVGNAVKRNPAFLELRGLEAARTIAKTLRDHGNGRYYLDSDSLYVNVKDLKIDHSGAK